A window of [Limnothrix rosea] IAM M-220 genomic DNA:
TGGAAAGAGCCGGGTGCAGTTAAGCCTAAGAAGCGAATACGCTCAGCGATATCATCTACTGCTGCAGCTAATGCTTTGTACTGCTCTTCTAACAGGTTGTGAATGCCGTAGAACATATTACCTTGGACATTCCAGTGAAAATTTTGCGTTTTCAAGTACAGCAAATAGGTATCTGCCAAAATGTGAGATAAAGATTGTGCCGTGGTGACAGCCGCACTCTCATTTCTTGTGTCGGCATTAAAACGATCGTTGGATTGTAATGTTGTAGCGTTAGATTTTAGTATCGTGGTAGCCATATACTTTTTTTCCTTATTTTCAAATGGTTAATAAGTTTGTGTGAGGGGATTAGCTAATCGCGAGATTAGACTTTAGTGATTTGGAATGGGTGGCGATCGCCGAGACCCTATTACGTCTCAGTCGATGCCCAAGATCCCAATTAATTGACTGTTTTTATCGCAAAATACTTTTCAGCATCCAAGACTGTTTTTCGTGGCAACTAATGCGCCCACTGAGGATTTCTACACTAGAAATGTCGTTGTTGCGTTCGGCCTGTTGCAGGAGTTTGGTCGCTGCTGCTGCAAGGGTTAAGTGGTCTTCCGCCAACTCGGCGATCATTTCTTCAGCATCGTAGGAGCCTTTCGCCTCGCTCAGAGAACTTAAATTCATAAATTCTCGGAATGAACCGGGGGCAGGTAAACCAAGTACACGAATTTGCTCGGCAATATCATCGACTGCTGCTGCCAACTCTTTGTATTGCTCTTCCAATAAATTATGGATGCCG
This region includes:
- a CDS encoding Dps family protein gives rise to the protein MATTILKSNATTLQSNDRFNADTRNESAAVTTAQSLSHILADTYLLYLKTQNFHWNVQGNMFYGIHNLLEEQYKALAAAVDDIAERIRFLGLTAPGSFHQFIELSSLEEASGSYSAEEMIGELANDHLTLSGKIGAILKQAEDNNDMATVEILSGRISFHEKQSWMLKSILR
- a CDS encoding Dps family protein, producing MATTTTLQPNTEINGSVTDNQEVSIEMAHSLSNVLADTYLLYLKTQNFHWNVQGNLFYGIHNLLEEQYKELAAAVDDIAEQIRVLGLPAPGSFREFMNLSSLSEAKGSYDAEEMIAELAEDHLTLAAAATKLLQQAERNNDISSVEILSGRISCHEKQSWMLKSILR